Sequence from the Helianthus annuus cultivar XRQ/B chromosome 13, HanXRQr2.0-SUNRISE, whole genome shotgun sequence genome:
GTTATATGTGTCATGTTGTACAAGACCCTTTTAGCACAAAACGCCACTTTTGCGAGCTCTATATAAATACCTTCTTTTCTTCGAGTTTATTGTAGCCAAACAAATCCAAACGCTCTTGAACTTCACTCGAATTTAACCCTTCTCTTGTACATTTCAGGTGTTGAAACACTTCTTCTACGGGTGCATTCTCCTACAACCCAAAAAAACATTAAGTTTGCATCTTTCGCGTGATAAaattattaaaaagaaaaaaaacgttTGCTCGATGTGATAAAGCTCAGAGATACCAAATCGATGGCTTCTCGGATGACTGCACTGAGAGCGATTGACTTATCATCCATTTTTCGGCTTTTGATTGTTCACTAGTATctgcattgttgtttaaactagCTTAGATGAACACAATATGAATCTTTGATTTCTTTTAATGAAGTTTTGCCTTTTTTTCTGTAAATTCTTTGAAATGTATCTACTATTATGCACCCATATGAACAAGACTTGAATAATTCTTgcagtggcggaaccagaacgATTTAGTTAGGGGGTCATCATAAGCTTATATTCTATATTGGTTCAAGTTAGGGGGTCCATCTCTAAGTCTgttcttcaaaaactcaaaatttataaataaaaattcaaaaagttccGGTGACCGAAGGGTCAATGGACCCTCCTGACCCCCCTCTGGTTCCGCCCCTGAATTCTTGAATCTCTATGTTTCGGTTAATTTCTTGAATCTTATTATTTTAAAAAGAATTCTTGCTATTTTGGCTACAATAATTGAATGTGGGTTGGATCATGTCAAATGGGTCGAGCTTGTCTAGGCCCAGGCCCGGCCTAGACGTTAAGCTCGATCCATGGGATGCGTCATTAGCACCAActcacaagtttttttttttttttctaaaaatcaaGCCATTATAAATAAAAACATACATGCAAATTCGGATTCAAACTTTACGCAACTTGACATATTAAAATTTATTGAATCCCATTATAATACATGATCATATCAAGACGACAAAGAGAAGAACAATGTCATGAAGCGAATGAATATTATTGCGGCCCAAGATTGCCATTCTTGTTAGTCATTCAGAAAATAAACATATAAAAGAACAATACAACTAATATAATCGCAACGAAGTAGATATATTTAGATACCTGATAAGCTTAAGATACGAAGATTTAGAACACGAAACACAAATTCGTTAACATGAAAGGTTGAAATCTAATGAAAATGTTCACTAGACTTCAAGAGGGaataaatgaatgaatgaatgaatgattagatgtatgtgtttttgtgtttgtgtttgttttgaagcAGGCCaactatatatacacacatatcaTTCTTGCTTTCATCCCATTTATTCAcaataaactttaaaaaaaattcttaatcaatttttttaatctttaaaaatGAATTATTTGAGTACTTAGGGGCCGTTTGATtcagctcttaatggttcagagtTCAGACTGtctgtttcgcgagcagatgtctgaatggttcagacatttgcctccgaatggttaagcattatactaagtctgaatggttaaaaccTCTTATCTGAATTGGTTAGATATTTGTCTCTAAATGATTAAGTATTAAATTGGCTtctaatggttcagacctcttactgattcaacgCTTAATAGTTTAGACCACTTACTGTTCAACACTTACTCATTCAAAAGTTGTCAAACAACTGGAATAAAATAAAAGAGGTACCATGAcccacattttttttaaaaatcattaATCTATTATTTTTTTCTACAATGTATATTAACTAAAAACAATATAGaatatatttaattttattttaccTTTTGTTAGTATTAGTGTGCCAAATGGCCGTACATGTACTTGTTTAATCTTAAAAGCCGGCAAAGTGAACACAAAACCGGCAACTGACCGGTCGGATTAAGCCGGTTAACTTGGCGCCATATGACAACTTTAGAATATAACGATATTTTTCGGGTATTACTATACTTGGTTTTTCACTTTTTGTCCTCAAGTTATTTAAACTTTTCATATTTGCCTCTCCAACTTTCAGCAAATATATTGTTAGCACATCTTCTCTGGCGTTATATGTTTGGTTATATATAACGTGAGAGGATGCTAATTATTcgatttttttaacttttcattataatttatttttGGATTAAAAATGGGTTTGTTTTCTAAAAAGATCTATaaaaataagagtaaaatgccaaaatggtccctgagtttaggccatttttgtcactttagtctGAAAATAAACCTTTTGTATCTAGATCCCtgaggtttcatttttgttgccattttcatccaatttGCAAACTATgttagaattttctgttaacttctcccccttttttttttgtcgttttcctcaattaattaaaatatattatggcaTAAAATGACGATTATACCCTTCATTTAGATGAGGAAAACGACAAAAAAGGAGaagttaacagaaaattctaaccGAGTTTGCCcattggatgaaaatggcaacaaaaatgaaacctcaGAACCATAAACTGATGATACAAAAGTGAAGGTTTTATATTTGTACTGAAGTGGTAAAAGTGGCCTAAACTCAATAAAAAAGTTCTATTAAAGTCACTAAAAACTATGAAGTATTTTAAAGGTGTTGGTGTGATATTGTGATTTCGTTTATTTTAGTTATTGTATAGAAATTTacgaaaaaatataaaataaaaaggtACTTTGAATTCTAAGTTGGTGTTTATTTCAAAGAATGGAATAGAATTTTGAGTGAATTGAAATCTTGATTTCACTTCTTATGTTCTTGGTTTCAACAAAAAAATGAATTGAAACTGAACAACATAAAGAAGTGAATCTACATTCTAATTCTATCTCAGTTCTTTTGGAACAATTGCATATTTAACCTTAAAAACTTCTTAATTGCATATTAACCtaacttaaaattaaaattgattATATCCCCTTTCCTTGACTAATAAAATTgcaaatttacccattttgatttattttaattaaaaacaagttatataatgactttttacccttatttttactggaactttaaaaaaaatacatatttacTCATTTTTACTAGTTTTTGTGGCTTTTTCacaatttatttttgtttttattatttttttttaccttttgcTTGTTAGTTTTCGTTTGTTGTgttttttaaaatctaaacactgAAATAAACCGCTAAAGTACGTAGATGCATATTTTTCAATAGAATATAAATAATTTCTAAATAAGTGGGAGCTTAATTAGAGGACTACAAACCAAAGAAAAGAATGTAACTTGCTTTAAACGTATAATAATGTATCTCTATACCTAATAAAAGAACAAGGTTCTGCCACTTGGCACCCCCACATTCAACCAATACACATGTCAAAATTCTAGCCAGTCCACATCATCCTATCCTAGGTGTAATTTTGTgagatttttcaatttttgtgtaTTATTAATTCTTTCAAATATGCTGAAATTTGGGCGGCCAGATTATGTGGAttcaatttttgaatttgaattccATTTACTCATCCCAAGAAACTCATTACCCTGTCCTCTCACTATCAACTTTTGGATTCATTATTTCCCTGCACCTTATTTCCTTTTTCCTTTCAGCCAAGAAACCCTAAATTTGTTTTTATTCGTTTACATATTCAAGTTCAACAACGCATCACCATTCCATCTCTCCTTCTTTCCAGTATTCTCCTCTCATTTCCTTTCCGAGTCAAGGTACAACAACTCTAATCAATCAATCATCATCACAACATCAATTTCAATTTTATTATTTTCAGTCTCCAGATCTGCGTTTTTGCGCCTATTTGACGATTGTTTTGTTGATTCTACATTGCAGTTTGTTTTGTTTATCAGCGATGGTGTTTTATCGGAGCGTTTCGCTTCTTTCGAAGCTAAGAAATCGTGTTGTAAGTTGTTTTATAATTCGTTTATTGTTCTGTTCATTTGTATCTGTTATTGATTGATAGTtaatttgtgttatttgactgTAGTTTGTAACAAATGATAGTATTATTTTGATCAACGTGTTTTAATTGTTTACAAAGTAATTGTTATGATGCACAGTgtagttttaattttttaaacAATTTAGGATTTACTACAATTTGAATAGTTGAATGACCTAATCTGATTTTTTAAGTTAATCGATTGAAGTGAGTTACTTTCGGAAAGCCGATATGTCATAAGTTTTTTCTGTAAACAAAGAACTAAGAATTGATTATTTGTTAGATGTATAGTATTTATATAACAAAGAACATACGACTTTGACTTTGTAATCTCTTAGTGTTTTTCTGTTTATTTCTGTTTCGATTGATGGTGTTAGAGATGATGATATAGCGGAAGACGGTGGACCAGTGGGCTTCTTCAAGGTTAGTTctatcagttttttttttttttttaatttcaagtgGTGGTGAAGCATAACAGAAGTAAAGAAATTGTTGGTGGGGAATAGAGTATGTTGATCAGTAAAATGGGGAACTAGGTACATAGTGAAATGATAATGGGGAACTAGGTACACAAATCAACTAAGAATCGAAGTCTTCTGTGATATTAGGTTAAAGAAAGAGTGATTTGTATTTTGATTAGTTGTTTTGATGGAAATTGTGAGGTAATTATAGTGGAATTTAATGACCATAATCATGATTTTAGAACTGTAATGCTGTTAAGATTTGTTAGTAGCATTCCCGATCCGAAACCCATATGGGCTGGTTCGTAAAACAACTGTCCGTTTTGACTTTCGACCCATAACTCAATGCTGCCTTGGCCTGGCAATTCTGACCCGTGCATCTAAAACTGGGCGTATAAGGTTTTGGAGCTTCTTTGTTTGAATCAGATTGTATTTTGAATCTTAATTGGACATTACCAGTATACTTCCCTTAGTGAAATTAAAACCATATTCTTTAACTATTCAAGTATCATAGAAGGAATGTACTAAAGGCAAGTGATGCTATTTGATGGCTTCACTTCTGTTCAAGATAATTTAAGATATGAAATGGGACttggtgtttttttattttttgattttttatatctgtttttttttttcagattggCTCATACAATGGAGATAGTATGATTTTGGTCCTGGAACTGCTGGTACTGCTAATGTGTATTACAAGTTACAAACAAATCATGGCACTGTCAATGAAGGTGAGGCCCAAGTGATTACACTTCAGTTGTGGATTTATTCAATATATAATAAGTTTGAGAAGTGTATTGAACAAATAcaattttaagtttatattattaatattgaATTTATTTTCATTTAGTTTTCATTAAATCTGAACAAATTCAAAGTATCTTCATATGTTAAACCGCGTGTACACGCGGGCTATAACCTAGTATATTTATAAATCCGGTGAAAATCATTCTAGTTAGTTTTTTACTAAGttatttgttttgtgttttttct
This genomic interval carries:
- the LOC110902203 gene encoding uncharacterized protein LOC110902203; translation: MLKFGRPDYVDSIFEFEFHLLIPRNSLPCPLTINFWIHYFPAPYFLFPFSQETLNLFLFVYIFKFNNASPFHLSFFPVFSSHFLSESSLFCLSAMVFYRSVSLLSKLRNRVRKTVDQWASSRLAHTMEIV